The genomic DNA AGCTGGGCAATTACGGAAGAGCTAAGTCCTATGTTGATTGTTGTGCTGATAGAGGGACTGTTCGGATGTTTATGGATGCTCCACGCGGTGTATAATTTAAACAGAGTCTTTAGTAAATCTTATGGTTCGTTTGAGTAATGTCGTTGTTTGGATTAGGTCGAAGTCAAATCAGTACCCAAACACATCATTGGTTCAGATCGAGGGGGTAAACACCAAGGAAGAGGTGGCATGGTATAGCGGGAAGAAAATGGCATACATTTACAAGGCCAAGGTTAAGAAGAACGGCACTCACTACCGATGCATTTGGGGCAAGGTTACAAGACCTCATGGTAACAGCGGGGTTGTCCGTGCTAAATTCAAGTCCAACTTGCCTCCGAAGTCCATGGTATGAGAACTGATGAGTTTGAGAAAAGCTGTTATTCTGTTGGTggttttttccccctttttttagTTTCGGCTATTTGATTCTGAATTCTgtatcctctctctctctctctctgcaggGCGCTAGAGTTAGAGTTTTCATGTACCCCAGCAACATATAAGGTACCCTCCATCCCACTCTTTAGGATTGATTTCGATGCAGTTGGCTTTCCTTTGGCAGTTCATTTCAAAAGCTGCATCCAGAATCCATAGTTATCTCAGTATCTTTGTTGCTGTGCTGAATTCGATGTCTAGAATCAGCAGAAACTACCATTCCTTGTTCTTGTTAATGTTGGTTGTGATCTTAGATAGCATTTCCATGAGAGCAGTTGGCTTCCCTTTGGCAGTTCATTTCAAAAGCTGCATCCAGAATCCATGGTTATCTCAATGTCTTTGTTGCTGTGCT from Punica granatum isolate Tunisia-2019 chromosome 2, ASM765513v2, whole genome shotgun sequence includes the following:
- the LOC116198178 gene encoding 60S ribosomal protein L35a-1, producing the protein MVKGRQGERVRLYVRGTVLGYKRSKSNQYPNTSLVQIEGVNTKEEVAWYSGKKMAYIYKAKVKKNGTHYRCIWGKVTRPHGNSGVVRAKFKSNLPPKSMGARVRVFMYPSNI